The genomic stretch GTGACCAGCAAGCTGAGcaagagagcagagagctgaCCGACAGCAAAGTAAAGCCAAGCAGAGAACCGTGGCTCTGACAGGATGATGACCTATTATCTTGGCTTAAACACACTGGTCATGCTGCCATATTAAGCTGCAAAATACAGGGCTTGTGTTCCTTTTCCAAATGCACCAACATactgaaacacacataaactgtGTTCGGGTCCGCAGCAGGATTGGTCTTTTCCTTCTGTTCAAGGGTTGCAGTTGCATGACAACATGTCAAATTAGGTTATCTGGTCGAGCTGCTTGACACAGCTGAAACTTACAAATGTATCCAATGTGGTACAAACAGAACAATGAATGTCACACAGCAAAAGGAAGTCCACACAGTCCCTCAACTGAGTTCAGTCCCAGAGGCAAAACTGAGGAGTGTTTCATGCAGTCTACCATGGTGGAGGTGAGCCATCTCACTTGAGATACCTCTGATAAGATcttaaaaatcaatacaaaacaCCACActtaaaggaaaaatatatatagtgtATCTAGTTGGTGTGATATTCGTTTAGATGTCATCTAAAATGATTATGAGACAAGATCTGAGTGGTATACCATCTCAACAATTTCCTGATGGATAACCTGGTTGTACATTTAAAAGGAAAGAGTACAACACTGACAAGCTCCAGtttctaaaatgtgaagatttacaGTTTGTTCCcttgaaaaaaacccaaacattgTAAATAGGATACTTCAGGTTTTGTAATGCGAAGCAATCTGAAGATATCACCCTGGGCTCTTGGAAACTCTGATAGGCACTTTCTACTATTTTTCTAGAAGTTGATCAATAATGGATGTATTTAATACTCATTACCAGCCTTTCCCTTCATTCCATATTGTTCTCAGAGGCTGTACATAATGATACGTTCAGGTCTGCTGCTATACATATTAGACTATATCAGTctaattgtttgttgtttgttttattacatattaGACGGAGTAATTTGCTATTTTATGCTTAAGTTAATTTGCACAGATTGACTCCGGGCACTTTGATGAATTAATTGCCATGTTAGAAGTATATTGTGATGAAACATAAGTCTCCTTCCTGCTGTATATTGCATATTGCCTGTACGATAATACCATCATTAGTTTGGGCAATATACACTGTGATTCCTAAACCTTATTGCACAATCAGCTTTGAAAGCATTGATTCATTTGCAAACAAGAGAGTACACGTTGACATTATGTTACTCCACCTCTTCGGAGCCCCCCAGAGAAGCAGTATGAACTCTTGTTTGGAGGGACAAGGCACTGAgcaccggggggggggggggggggggggggacacatactgtacatgatgaAATCAGCCAACACAGACAGACCTCATACCTGGCAGTGTAGTGAGTCAGCAGCCCAACAGCTCTCTCTGCATGCCAACAACATACCCAGCTGATCCTCAAGAATATCTGCAGGCAACATGGCTAGAACGACTCCATTAGTGACTTAAAGGTACATCAAGAAATGGTTTGGATGCTAAACGACAACAatcaggaaaataaaataaattacacaatCAATTTAAGAATAATTGTTTCCAAGTACAGACTCTCAAAGGTAGCATTGGGGggtctcttgttttttttggccttGGAGGACAACACCAAACATGgaaattcacatttttctccattGGAAAATGGGGAAGGACAAGGGGGCTGGCTGCCTGTGTGATCCTCTGGCTCTGTGGGGGCAAGTACAGTGGAAAATAGTCCCCACTGCTAATCCATGGCATGCTAATTACAGCTTTGATCCCTTAGGCGTGTGCATCACCATAGGTGGGAGGGAGGCAACCCACTCTGGAGCCCAGTAGAGTTagatttgttttggtttattaCTCTCTCAGTAAACTCACCACTGCAGCACATGTATGACCAacaaatatgacaatattgtgGATTATTAAGCAGCTAATACACTGGCATAAAGTTCACAAGAGTTGACCTCAGCTTCCAGTGAATCCAAGCTTAAGCGTTGTATGGAGCACATGACCACAAGTTTGCAGTATACTGATCAATAAGCAAACCTACACAATATgattctgttcattttttttacagccttCTGCTCGTCACAGGACCTCGGCTGAATATGTTACACTGAGCAATAAAAGAAACTCGACTcctggagacagagacacagattaAGTGGGTAAATGGAGTTTCCGTCTAAAATAGACTGCAGCTCTGATGATAGCCTAGTCCCAAAACACATGGTGGCAGAGATAGAGCAAGGgacaaggaggaagagagaggaggatgatgattgAGGATGAGCAGCAGATGGCATGGAATTATCTGGATCTTCAGCTCTACATCTTTGCCCACGATGTGATTATTTGAGGGGTGTCTTATTCTACAATATCACCTCaagtgacattttattcatggAAGTCTGTATTATAAACAGCAGCCTGTCAAAAATGAATGATCAACTAAAAAGCAGAAGCAAACTGGCTTGGTAGAGCTACGGggaatgaatgtatgaatgaatgatgttGTTGTAAAAGAGTTGTTTGCTGGTTACTTTGGGCAACTGGTGAAGACAAGTATAATAAATTCTGATTCATATTTTAGAACAGCTATGCAGCTGAATTGTAACTGAGTGTGAAGCTTAAAAAATCCTCCTTTAGGTTTACAAAGCGCTTAATTAATCCGGCACTTAATTAATTGGGCAGCATTGGGCAGTTCAGTGATTAGCACTGTTTTCCCACAACAAGAAGGTCCTGGGTTCAAACCCCAGCCGTGCCAGGCTCTTTTTGTGTGGAGTTGGCACGTTCTCTCCCACAACCTGTATGTAACAACATATATTTTAGGAATTAATACTCCTGTCAGAGCTCCTCATCAAGTCACTGGTAAAAACAAATAGAGTTGGTCCCCAGGAGCTGCACTGTGGTTTCTCACtgctcccagtgtgtgtgtgtgtgtgtgtttgtgtgtgtgtgtgtgtgtaagatggTTCAAATACAGAGTTTTAATGTATGCGAGTACTGAGAAATGTCAATGTGGACAtcttaaaattattattattcagatcattattattttttattatttaggtGTTTTAACCATTATATACAATGCATTGCAATAACAGCAACTGTAtccccacccacccccaatgaaatattaatattaatggtCTGGCTCCACAGTACATTACAGGCATGCTGTAAGTTTACAACCCCAGTAGATCTCTCAGGTCACAAGGTGAAAATCTCTTCCATGTGGCCAGAGCATTTTCAAGGTCTGATCAGGGCTTTCAGCATTTAGGCAACTAAAGAAttgatctgtctgtctgctgaaCTTAGACCTGCTCTGACACTGTGTGCTTTTTATAGTAACATGAAGACCTTCCTTTTCAGTACAGCATttacttaaatgtatttgtgcagtatgtatatttgtatgtatgtgtgtatacatgtttCTGTGTATAAGCACAATTTAGCTGTTTGATTGTATttctatgtaaagcactttgaaatgcTTTTGTATGAGATGGTGCCATTCAAATAAAAATTTGAATCAACATTACTGATGCTTTTAAACTGACCATGCAGATTGCACTCTAGCCCATGTGGACTGAGGCAACTGAGTGTATTGCACAAGTTATTTGTTCATGCCAAACAAACCTATGTTCATATTTAACCACCAAGGTACTGATGCTCACACACATGATGATATGACAAACAACTAACTGCCACCCAGCCAGCCAAAAACACATGAGTCACAAACTGACCACTAAGGTCAGCTGACAATATAGCAAAGCCTTCAGCTCTTCTGCTGAATATGACGGTGGTTATCTAACTCCTCTACATCAACTCGTTTCACAAAACTAATGTTACTTCACCATTACTTACTACTACATGAACATTTGAGGAATTCAATTGTAAATTGCTCCATTggcaaaaaaaccaaactgtacatatatatatattccaagaagaaatgtgtatcagctacCATTGAGTCACAGCCTAATTAAACCTGTCGTTTTGTGTTACCTTCCGCTGTGACAAGCTAACTCACCGTGTTATCTGGACGGTGAGTTGACTGCTAGCTGACGTCTGTTAACAGCACTGCCACGAAAGCTGGAGCCCACACGCCAACAACGTTAGCTACCTTTAGCTTGGCTTTGCATGGCAGCTGCTGGTGGACATTCTCATCCCCGGTCGTGACCAGGCCGAAGCGGCTGGCTGCCTGACTTCAACGCCGAGCATCTGATGTGTAAGTTAGCCCCCCCTCGCTAAACACACATTACATGTTAGAGCCTCCTCACCGCGGGTGTCCATCAACACCACATAGTGCTGATGAAAGTCAGCAGCAGCCCTTGACTGCGACTACCTGGAAAATCCGGAGTGTTTTACCAGCTACCAAATAACTAAATACTCACCCGGAGTGAAGCTCGTTGTGTCAGTGTCACGCCGTGACTGAGTCGGGGAAGCACGGGGTGGTGTTTGCCCGGGAGCTCTCACCCAGGTCGACTATCTTTCCTCCAAATGATCCCTCTATTTGCGAGCAGGACCTCCGGATGATCTCTCCACACTGCAATGGTGCTGATGAACCGCCACAGAGCCCCACGATTGGCCAGACTGAGCAGAAGAAAGAGCAGAAAGCTGGGACGACCTGCAGGGGGAGCAGGAGTGACACATTCACGGCTGTCGGAAAACTCAGTATCAGCAGAAGGGCTGCACgttatagatagatatagtCATTAACACTTTATAATTAGGGTGCAATTCATGTACTTAAGTATGTGGTTCTCAAAATAGGGTACGGGGACCTTCGTGGATCCTTGAGAGAGTTCCAGGAGGTCCCCAGCAAAGAAGGGgaagattttattttcattgtcattgcACCCATAAGTAACACTAACAGAATGTGTGACTATTTTCTgttataaaacatctaaaaagtCCACTCAGAGAGGGGAGCTTGAGGCAAAATTTGATCAAATATGAAATGGGGGCCCATGGTCtcatttgtgtcagtttagagctactttagtgtgtgtgtgtgtgtgtgtgtgtgtgtgtgtgtgtgtgtgtgtgtgtgtgtgtgtgtgtgtgtgtgtgtgtgtgtgtgtgggcggatGTGAATTTAATGCACACCCGCATTTTTTGCTTTCGCTTTCACTTTTATGTCTCACAAATTCCCCAGAAGTAACGTCATCtcaatttttgtatatttctcTTCAGATCCCCCGCCTCTGTAATCAGAGTTCGACATTAAAGGGTAAGACCGCCTCAATaatcctttcttttcctctagGCATTCGTAGTTTCACGATAGTTAGGCTACGGAACTCATACCTCATACCAGGCTATTCTATCTGATCCAGCTTCTAGGCGTAGTCTATCGGACGTCAAAGTTCCTTTTGTCAACTACCACAAGTCATCGTCTACCTGCAGAAATGGCTCTTCCAGACACACATCTGCTCcagtatattaatataatagCAGATTCCCTCAGCTGCGGTGAAGTCGGAAGGCTCCTGTACTTGTGTGAAAACCTGGACGCAGATGACAGCGTGTCTCGTTTGAAGGACGTCTTGAGGTCTAAAGTGACAGGCTGTGAGGATGGTCGTCTGCTCCTGGCAGAGCTCCTCCTGCATTTGAGGCGTTTTGACATCCTGAGAAAGGTGTTCAGTTACAGCAGAGCTGAGGTGGAGGAGACTCTAAAACACAGGGAGGTGCTGCCAAGATTCAGGTGAGATATGCTTTAAGATACCTGATGAATCCTAAATGTTTTCAACTATACAATTTAACATACACAATCTTTGTATTCCTCACTGCAGAGTACTGATTGCTAATATAAGTGAGGATATGGCCAGTGAAGATCTGAAAAGTGTGAAATTCCTGTTAGGCAGCACATTGCCTcgtgaaaagacagaaaaagcaaaGGTAAACCCATGCCTGTACTCTGACTTGTGCGTGGGTGGGGAGTTTTGATGTCACTCCAcaagaaatgtcaaaatctatttttctttttgcatacCACAGCAGTGTTGCTTCTTTTACACTCTGAAATTTAACACTCTTGAAACTTGTGTGACAGAATTTCCTGGACGTAGTTACTGAACTGGAGAAGTTGGATAAAGTTTCACCTGAAAGGGTGGAGTTAGTAGAAGAATGCTTAAGACATATTGACAGGATTGACCTGGCCAAAAAAGTGAATATGTACAAGACATCAGGTGAGTCgattttctttttgcatttaaTACTGAATGGTTCAAATGTATACAGAATTCAtgaatggcaagaaaaaaaatcccttgtGACAAAATGTGAAGTGAAAGTGACGTTTGAGAAACATTCTCAGGAAAAAGAATGTGAAGTATGACGTATGACCACATGTACAGAGAAGTGGACTGATACTAGCACAAGAATTATATATGAAACTATGATTTGATCCCAACCAAACACTATAAATTCACTTGTACATTGATCATAGAgcagaggttttcaaagtggtAGGCAAGCTTCCCCATGGGGGCTCCAAACAGCTTCGAGGGAGGCTCaatgaatggaagtgaaaacATATTACATTAGATATTAATATGAGTTATCAAAATGAGATATCATAAAATACAGTAGCCTCTGTTAAAAAGATTCAGAAACCTATAAATGTCTTCAGAGAGACCTTTTGTTATGTGTTTGGTGTAGTATGAAgtatgtcaaacagcaatatcaggCTATCTTCTGTCTGTGGGATCAAATAAGATAATCATGATTCCATAGGCATCTGGGCATTAGGTGAAACTAAGCAAGTAAACTTGTGGTGATGTCAGTGAGGGGGTGGGCCTTTTTCTGACCTTTGTCTCAGCTTTTGAAAACCCCTGTCCTAAAGCATGCTTGTTTCAAAAGTACAGTAAGCTCATTAACTAACCAATACTTTTATGAAATGATACCTTATTACTTATATTTACTTGTATTTCTTTCTATTTACACCTTTCACAGTTGTAACATCTGAACAACGTTCATGTCAACAGCAAAGTTACAGTTTTCCTGTGAGtaagactgtatataaaagacCATGcttattaatattttctctcATGAAATGAACACTTATGAAAACCATCTTCTCTTTAGCTTCAATCCCCCACTCCAAATAGTACCCAATCTCCACAACAAACAAGACTGGTACAGTCCCGTCACATTGGTAAGACATTACGAATTAGATAGAATTCAAAATACCCATTTCAGTACAATGAAACTGCTGCTGGAAACTATTATTATGTCTACCCCTTAGAGTTGGAAAGCCCAAGTTCCGTCTTTTGGtatttactttcatttcatttcagtccAAGAAAAAATACCAGTGCCTATATACAGAGAGAAGAACTATCGGGTAAGGTTTGTGCTGATCTCTGTTGTATTTTTCAGCATGTCAGataatttaaatgcattaatgaaATGTCTGTTCTTGCTCCTTTGTGTTGCAGAGTCCACTAGATTGGTACAAATTTAACAGTGATCCCAGAGGAGTATGTGTTATCATAGACTGTGTGGGCAATGACGGAGGTGAGACACAAAGCACAGATTAACAGACTATACCACTGAAAAATTAAGTTTGATTTGAGTTTGAGCTGAAACAACCAGTCGATTAAATGATTACCttacagaaaataatctgcagctGTTTTGATAGTTGATTAGTAATTGCAGTCATTTATCAAgggaaaaatgtaaacattaccTGGTACCAGCTTCTTATTTGGGAGGATTTTAAGCTGTTCTTTGTCTcatgtgatagtaaactgaacatcATTGAGGTTTTGGACTACTGGTTGTGCAAAagttatgtgtttttctgtctttttttagaGACTTATCATCAGGGTAAAACTCATATGCATGGTTtcatctttccttactccctcagAGATGCTGGAACATACATTTAAGGCTCTTCACTTCAATGTGGTCCTTCACAAATTGCTTAGTGTGGATGACACGCTTTCAACTCTCAGAAGGAttttcagacagagagagaaccacagagGTGACGGCTTTGTCTGTTGCATCATTAGCCGCGGCACAGCCAGTCATCTTCTGGCTACAGACTCGTATGGCATGGGTCTTCGTCTTGACACTGTCAGGCAGCTTTTCACTGCGGATGAATGCCCCATGTTGGCTGGCAAGCCTAAGCTCTTCTTCATCCAGAGGTACAGCATCCCTGAGTTCCAGCCCTATGCCAGGATGCAGCATCGGGACAAGGATCTGGAGACAGATGGTTGTGATGGGCTGTCCAGGGGTAATTCAGTCCCTACAGATGCAGATGTCTTCTGGAGTCACTGCTGGACAGATGAACGTCACCTGCAACAAGGACATCATCGCTCCATCTACCTGAAGGCTCTGACAGATGCCTTACACAAAGGCCAGAGAAGGTACATGCAAACAAccaaaagcaacattttctgAGCTGAATTCACCCTCTGGTTAGAATCATACAGTTTATATGTgagctttattttgttttttatgttttttatgtatagGACTAAACTATTGTTTGTGTTCTGACAGGAAAACATCTCTTATTGATGCTCATCTTGAGGTGAACAGGGCCATCTATGAACACAACAATGGGAATCCTGGAGAAGATTACCACATCGATCTGAAACATACTCTAAGGAAAGAGCTTCACTTACAATAGAGGAATTATTACTATCACTTTCACCAAACCCTCAATACTATCAACCTAACATATACATGTTGTACTCCTTGCCAGAGaagaactttgtttttatttactgtgtcTACTATGACCCCTACTGGTTGTATGAACTCaaaacacttacatttatttattttttaagatgaaGGTGCAAAGTCTATTTAAGTGCTTGTATCCTATATGAATGTGTaacttatacattttaaaacttccataacagacataaatacaatatgcacacaatacaaaacaacagTGATAATAGTAAatagttaaaaacaacaacaaaaccaaacatttgagGGCAATAAAACTTAGTATGTTAATATATGAATTTATGTTGTATATAATATGAATAGATGTTTTATATAACTATGTATTGTACATAACTTATTATTGTGAGTAGCCATTTTCTTGCCAAACAGTGCAGCTAAAACAGATATGTAGACAGACAGCCTGTGAAGTTTATTTGATagtattaatgttttaaaatgtgttgaaatgtgaAGAAATTAGCGATGAAGGCTTATAAACACTACATATGACtgatatctatctatctatctatctatctatctatctatctatctatctatctatctatctatctatctatctatctatctatctatctatctatctatctatctatctatctatctatctatctctctgtctctctgtctctatacactaacttttaaatgtgtcctttttaattcattttaaattgtattttctatatcttctatatttttattaattgtatttaattttaaataattttaccTTATTGTTAATAATTGTGTAACTTGTTTATGAGACATATAAACTTTTATaagatgatattttatttattttatttgcccTGCTGAGAAAATTCTGTTATTCAGATAAATTTGTTTTAGTCAAAATATGCTTTTCCTCttgttgtttaatgtttcaGCTTCACTATGCAGACTGATGTATGTGTAGAGTTTGACACTggaaggctgttttcatattcatctgctAAAAGTGGAAATTTTCCCTGCATGTGGTCACTGAAAAATTCAATTTTAAGGGGGAGCCTATGACCATGATTTGTGAAATCataactagtttggagccactTGTGGttaccttttttatttcatttttttattttaaaatattattttttgtgttgtgttgtgttgttgtgatgttttttatttatttatttttttgctataATTTCTATTTAATTATAAACCACAgcctatttgttttgtttatttcattttttttattttaacatattattttttttatgtttttggggttttttgctATAATTTCTATTTAGTTATAAACCACAgcctatttgttttgtttcgaaataaaactaaactaaaaaaaaagaagaaaaaaaaggtctgaaCTAAAACATTTGGACTTTTTCATTTTCGGTAATGCAAAAGTACTCTAACGAGTTAGTAGTTAAAATGCATgattgaataaatgaatgaatgaatatctGAGAAGCACAGCAGTATTCCACAGTTCAAACAGCATTCACAGTATGTGCTGCGCAGCGCTGTGATTGTAACAGCAGGAGGCAGACAAGGTATAGCTACATAAGCGTGCAGCACACAAGCACGCGCGCAGGCACAGCAGCAGGCCTCGCGAACGCGCACGGCCGGGGCTGCTGTTGCTATGATGCAATGGCGACTGCGCCGTGGGAAGCGAGCGATGAGTTGAATGAGTTCCCTCCACAGTTAAAGTGAAGCAGCCGCCGTCATTCAGGACTCAGTCAGTGCCGCGGGACAGACAGCAGGCACAGAGACAGTGGCAGGGGCCTGCCCGCCACagtacatggacacacacagcCAGGTGTGTCTGCTAGCCTCGGAGCTAGCCGTGTCATGACGTTTGGAGAGATTTCTCACACATCTGTACGCCTTTGCAGCGAGAAGCACCAACACCCTGTTTGCTCCCCTTTAGCCGAAACCAAgtgaggagggtttttttttttttttttttcgtgtcTGGTTGTATTGTCATTCTTACCGACAACCAATTGGACCCATTCGCGCTTTTTACTGGATCGCAATGGCAGAGAGAACCTCAACCGGGTTGCTAACGATGATGTTGGAGCCCACGCCGGCTGTCGCTATGACTCTGCCGGCGGAGGTCCGGGAGAAGCTGgcggagctggagctggagctctCCGAGGGTAAGTTGATAACAACATGAAACGCTACGCAAAACTATTGCTCCAAGTGTCACCAGAAGGCTGTTTGTTTTTGGCTGGGTGCTTTAAACCTCAGTCATCATGTGTCTGACAGCCATCTGAACCACCGCCCTTTATCTAAAAACATGCCAGCATCACCGACTATTAGTCATTCAAAGCTGAACTTCTGTAGTTTTCGTTTCAATATGATTAATAAACTACTGCATCACAGGCACTCTCTAAACTACAGTAGACGTGACCGGTTAACATGTAGTTTAGTTTCTCGTTTAAAGAAGACAGGCTGTTGTATTGTCCTGAAGTTTTACATCCCACCCGTCCTCAGGCTCCAAATACCATATTTGATTAGATGGCTATCTGCCTCAACAACAGCTGAGCTGACACACCCATGCTGCTGCTATGTGTCTATGTTTTTTCATAACGAAAGGGTCAGTCCTTTTATGAAGTTCAAGAAAAAGGAAAGTTAAGAACTTAAATCAGTCCACAGTATGTTTTTCATTAACTTCTGTATGTATTAATCCAAATGGCCGCTCTCATCCTGCCTGACCGGAGGCCAGCTGTTTAATGGATTCTGACTGGAAAAGCATTCACTTCAATAAAGAGTTGTAACTGGTTGGCCTCTGAGGAGTCTCCAGAAGGCATCAGATTTAGAGGCTATTACATTGCTATCTTACTGAGCCATGAAATTGGAGGATCATTAGCAAACGCTGAAATAGTGAACAATGTCCTTTCTACTGCTTAAGAAAGGTTAAGTTAAGCTCTAGATGCACCATTTGGGTGATATTGTTAATTtgtacatgtgtatgtatgcaagCATGTGGGCATAGTACATGCACATGTGTTTAAGTCCTCTGTTTAAACctccatttattatttttaaatctttagtGCAAAGAGatgatttaaacattatgacaaattttaaatttaaaacgtataaaatgttcctttttgaCAGAATTACATGTTTTGACAGCCTATAAATCCTATAAATAAAACCACCTAAATCGTACAACTTACTGTTATACTTGCTATATGACCCACTTAACCTCCCTTACTGTCTACCTACCTGCTGACAGGAACCTGATGGCATGTGCCATCAGGTTCCTGATGGCATGTGCCTGTTGATGGCATGTGCCTGTTCAAAGTCCcatgcaataaaaaaagcaaagtttatttattgatgtgaTTTATTATGCTGCCTTAGTTAACTGATCTCACCACATGGTCTAAAGGACGAAATGTCACTGTCACAAATCTGGATGTTAACAATGATGTAGCTGAATGTGctaaaaagtgtgaaaatatgTGAAGCCCATTTAAACATAACACATGCTATTGCTCATATTTGTGCCACCTGTTAGCTGTAACCTGCATGATTTGTCCGTTTGGTGGTAAAGGAGTAAGTAAAGCTGTCATCATCCTCCTTTTTTGAgtccttcactcattcactgtactcacaaagcttttcttttgtttttttcgttAGTTCTGTGAGACTCATTGTTTATTTGAGCCAGTTGTCACATGGTAAAATTAGCTGATCTGTGGAAAGGCATGCTAATTAATGACCTTCATTGTTAGGTTTTATTAGATTTGGTATTTGACCCCAGGGTGTGTCCGACTTTGGAGGAAACTCGACACGCTAATAAGTGATTCAGAATGATAGAAATCCCTTTTAGAGTCTGCAATGTGCATTGAACCATCTTTTTTCCAGAAGCGCTCCATGTAAGCCATGTGCAGTAACACCATACCAGGGTAAGGACTAGATCCAAGGTGTACACTTTGATAAGCACATTAACCGCCACAGAGGCCTCTAATGGGATAGACATGTTTTCAGTAGTGGCTACCAAACCAATCTATATCTGTCCagtttcctcttcctgctctccACATGTCACATCCTGCCATGTTGGAGCTCTGATAGCAGTCTCTCCCCAGCTCTTTTGctttctgcttctctttctAGCTTTACTTATAGCTGttatctctgcctctctttctccatgACTCCCCCACCTCCATATTTCCTATTTTTTCTGTATGATCAAAGAGGAGCGTGTCATTCTCTTACAGCTACAGAGAAtcaacctctttttttccctccactctCAAATCCTGTTCTTGTACACCGCTGTGAACTCTTCACCTCATGATGGTGCCCTTCGGTAGCCTTCCCCTTGCATCCTGTCTTATGATAGAAGAGACGGCTCGCTTTATTGGAAGGAAATGATAGCTGAAAATCCTTGCAGGTTTCCTATCCTCGTTGATGAGGATTTAacattaggtgtgtgtgtgtgtgtgtgtgtgtgtgtgtgtgtgtgtgtgtgtgtgtgtgtgtgtgtgtgtgtgtgtgtgtgtgtgtgtgtgtgtgtgtgtgtgtgtgtgtgtgtgtgtgtgtgtgtgtgtgtgtgtgtgtcctgtggaGAGATAGACCTCGAATTTTTAGTATGCATGAGTGGAAATTCTGTATTATTCATGGACTTGAATAAATGTGTCATGTATGTCTTGTTAAGCAgttttagcagcagcagcagcagcaggcatcGCACAAACAGGAGTCTGAGACAATCCAGCAGCTCGGCTAGATAATCCAACAACGGCAGTTTTGGCCTGCTGATGTGTGAAATAAACAATCTGTGCATTCTTATTGTGGTTATGATAAATAGTCCGTTCTC from Scomber scombrus chromosome 13, fScoSco1.1, whole genome shotgun sequence encodes the following:
- the LOC133993106 gene encoding CASP8 and FADD-like apoptosis regulator, with amino-acid sequence MALPDTHLLQYINIIADSLSCGEVGRLLYLCENLDADDSVSRLKDVLRSKVTGCEDGRLLLAELLLHLRRFDILRKVFSYSRAEVEETLKHREVLPRFRVLIANISEDMASEDLKSVKFLLGSTLPREKTEKAKNFLDVVTELEKLDKVSPERVELVEECLRHIDRIDLAKKVNMYKTSVVTSEQRSCQQQSYSFPLQSPTPNSTQSPQQTRLVQSRHIVQEKIPVPIYREKNYRSPLDWYKFNSDPRGVCVIIDCVGNDGEMLEHTFKALHFNVVLHKLLSVDDTLSTLRRIFRQRENHRGDGFVCCIISRGTASHLLATDSYGMGLRLDTVRQLFTADECPMLAGKPKLFFIQRYSIPEFQPYARMQHRDKDLETDGCDGLSRGNSVPTDADVFWSHCWTDERHLQQGHHRSIYLKALTDALHKGQRRKTSLIDAHLEVNRAIYEHNNGNPGEDYHIDLKHTLRKELHLQ